A part of Primulina eburnea isolate SZY01 chromosome 10, ASM2296580v1, whole genome shotgun sequence genomic DNA contains:
- the LOC140803160 gene encoding FK506-binding protein 2-like isoform X2 yields the protein MGSKFVLKAALIFLVFSSIASAKKSVDVTELQIGVKGKLTDGTVFDSSFERGDPIQFELGSGQVIKGWDQGILAMCLGEKRKLKIPSKLGYGEQGSPPTIPGGATLIFDTELVAVNGKTLNGDKSDDSEL from the exons ATGGGATCCAAATTTGTCTTGAAAGCGGCTTTAATTTTTCTCGTCTTTTCATCTATTGCATCGG CAAAGAAATCTGTGGATGTAACAGAGCTGCAGATCGGTGTGAag GGAAAGCTTACAGATGGAACTGTTTTCGATTCCAGTTTTGAAAGAGGGGATCCAATTCAATTTGAACTTGGTAGCGGCCAAGTTATCAAAG GATGGGATCAAGGAATTCTGGCAATGTGCTTGGGTGAGAAGAGAAAGCTGAAAATTCCTTCTAAACTTGGTTATGGGGAGCAAGGGTCCCCTCCTACCATCCCAG GTGGTGCCACACTTATCTTTGACACTGAGCTGGTAGCAGTCAATGGGAAAACATTGAATGGTGACAAATCAGATGACAGTGAACTGTAA
- the LOC140803160 gene encoding FK506-binding protein 2-like isoform X1, whose translation MGSKFVLKAALIFLVFSSIASAKKSVDVTELQIGVKYKPKICEVQAHKGDSVKVHYRGKLTDGTVFDSSFERGDPIQFELGSGQVIKGWDQGILAMCLGEKRKLKIPSKLGYGEQGSPPTIPGGATLIFDTELVAVNGKTLNGDKSDDSEL comes from the exons ATGGGATCCAAATTTGTCTTGAAAGCGGCTTTAATTTTTCTCGTCTTTTCATCTATTGCATCGG CAAAGAAATCTGTGGATGTAACAGAGCTGCAGATCGGTGTGAag TATAAGCCAAAGATTTGTGAAGTTCAAGCACACAAAGGAGACAGCGTTAAAGTGCACTACAGA GGAAAGCTTACAGATGGAACTGTTTTCGATTCCAGTTTTGAAAGAGGGGATCCAATTCAATTTGAACTTGGTAGCGGCCAAGTTATCAAAG GATGGGATCAAGGAATTCTGGCAATGTGCTTGGGTGAGAAGAGAAAGCTGAAAATTCCTTCTAAACTTGGTTATGGGGAGCAAGGGTCCCCTCCTACCATCCCAG GTGGTGCCACACTTATCTTTGACACTGAGCTGGTAGCAGTCAATGGGAAAACATTGAATGGTGACAAATCAGATGACAGTGAACTGTAA